A stretch of Lactuca sativa cultivar Salinas chromosome 6, Lsat_Salinas_v11, whole genome shotgun sequence DNA encodes these proteins:
- the LOC111900398 gene encoding glutathione S-transferase T1: MVLKVYADRLSQPSRSVLLFCKVIGIDFEEIQVEVLKNQRFSPEYKAINPMSQVPAIVDGHLKLFESHAILIYLSCSFPGVANNWYPSDVSKRAKIHSVLDWHHSNLHRGSVGLILNTIMAPKGFPSSPQAAKEAEKILMKSLNKLETFWLKDGSFLVGSSKPSIADISLVCDIMQLQLLSDKDFDRILSPYKKVVEWIQDTISATAPHFHEVHGLLFKAQKRIRGQMATQTVSALSKI; encoded by the exons ATGGTGCTGAAAGTATATGCTGATCGACTCTCCCAACCATCTCGTTCTGTCCTCCTCTTCTGCAA GGTAATTGGGATCGACTTTGAGGAAATCCAAGTAGAGGTCTTGAAAAATCAGCGATTCTCCCCTGAATATAAGG CAATAAATCCCATGTCTCAAGTTCCAGCCATAGTTGACGGACACTTGAAGCTGTTTGAGAG TCACGCAATTCTTATCTACTTATCATGTTCATTTCCCGGTGTTGCTAATAATTG GTATCCTAGTGATGTATCCAAAAGAGCTAAGATCCACTCTGTTTTAGATTGGCATCATTCCAATTTACATCGTGGTTCAGTTGGACTTATTTTAAACACTATCATGGCACCCAAAGGGTTCCCTTCAAGCCCTCAAGCAGCTAAAGAAGCTGAGAAGATACTCATGAAATCTTTGAATAAATTAGAAACATTTTGGTTAAAAGATGGAAGCTTTTTGGTTGGAAGCTCCAAACCATCGATTGCAGATATCAGTTTAGTATGTGATATCATGCAACTTCAG CTTTTGAGTGATAAGGATTTTGATCGGATATTAAGCCCTTACAAGAAAGTTGTTGAGTGGATCCAAGATACAATATCTGCAACTGCACCTCATTTTCATGAAGTTCATGGGCTTCTCTTTAAAGCCCAGAAAAGAATTCGAGGGCAGATGGCAACACAGACTGTTTCTGCATTGAGTAAAATTTGA
- the LOC111900395 gene encoding glutathione S-transferase T1 isoform X2 — MVLKVYADRLSQPSRSVLLFCKINGIDFEEIRVDVLKNQRFSTEFKAINPMSQVPAIVDGRFKLFESHAILIYLSCSFPGVSSHWYPGDVSKRAKIHSVLDWHHSNLRRGSVGLFLNTIVAPEGFPSSPQAAKEAEKILMRSLYKLETFWLKDGRFLVGSSQPSIADLSLVCEIMQLELLSDEDRDRIFSPYKKVVEWMEDTISATAPHFHEVHGLLFKAQKRIRGQMLTQSEIFCALSKI, encoded by the exons ATGGTGCTGAAAGTATATGCTGATCGACTCTCCCAACCATCTCGTTCTGTTCTCCTCTTCTGCAA GATAAATGGAATTGACTTTGAGGAAATCCGAGTAGATGTCTTGAAAAATCAGCGATTCTCCACTGAATTTAAGG CAATAAATCCCATGTCTCAAGTTCCAGCAATAGTTGATGGACGCTTTAAGTTGTTTGAGAG TCATGCAATTCTTATCTACTTGTCTTGTTCATTTCCCGGAGTTTCTAGTCATTG GTATCCTGGTGATGTATCCAAAAGAGCTAAAATCCACTCTGTTTTAGACTGGCATCATTCAAACCTACGTCGTGGTTCAG TTGGACTTTTTTTGAACACTATCGTGGCACCCGAAGGGTTCCCTTCAAGCCCTCAAGCAGCCAAAGAAGCCGAGAAGATACTCATGAGATCTTTGTATAAATTAGAAACTTTTTGGCTAAAAGATGGAAGATTTTTGGTTGGAAGCTCTCAACCATCGATTGCAGATCTGAGTTTAGTATGTGAAATCATGCAACTTGAG CTTTTGAGTGATGAGGATCGTGATCGGATATTCAGCCCTTACAAGAAAGTTGTTGAGTGGATGGAAGATACAATATCTGCAACTGCACCTCATTTTCATGAAGTTCATGGGCTTCTCTTTAAAGCCCAGAAAAGAATTCGAGGGCAGATGCTAACACAATCCGAGATTTTTTGTGCATTGAGTAAAATTTGA
- the LOC111900395 gene encoding glutathione S-transferase T1 isoform X1 has translation MVLKVYADRLSQPSRSVLLFCKINGIDFEEIRVDVLKNQRFSTEFKAINPMSQVPAIVDGRFKLFESHAILIYLSCSFPGVSSHWYPGDVSKRAKIHSVLDWHHSNLRRGSVFLVSVGLFLNTIVAPEGFPSSPQAAKEAEKILMRSLYKLETFWLKDGRFLVGSSQPSIADLSLVCEIMQLELLSDEDRDRIFSPYKKVVEWMEDTISATAPHFHEVHGLLFKAQKRIRGQMLTQSEIFCALSKI, from the exons ATGGTGCTGAAAGTATATGCTGATCGACTCTCCCAACCATCTCGTTCTGTTCTCCTCTTCTGCAA GATAAATGGAATTGACTTTGAGGAAATCCGAGTAGATGTCTTGAAAAATCAGCGATTCTCCACTGAATTTAAGG CAATAAATCCCATGTCTCAAGTTCCAGCAATAGTTGATGGACGCTTTAAGTTGTTTGAGAG TCATGCAATTCTTATCTACTTGTCTTGTTCATTTCCCGGAGTTTCTAGTCATTG GTATCCTGGTGATGTATCCAAAAGAGCTAAAATCCACTCTGTTTTAGACTGGCATCATTCAAACCTACGTCGTGGTTCAG TTTTCCTAGTTTCAGTTGGACTTTTTTTGAACACTATCGTGGCACCCGAAGGGTTCCCTTCAAGCCCTCAAGCAGCCAAAGAAGCCGAGAAGATACTCATGAGATCTTTGTATAAATTAGAAACTTTTTGGCTAAAAGATGGAAGATTTTTGGTTGGAAGCTCTCAACCATCGATTGCAGATCTGAGTTTAGTATGTGAAATCATGCAACTTGAG CTTTTGAGTGATGAGGATCGTGATCGGATATTCAGCCCTTACAAGAAAGTTGTTGAGTGGATGGAAGATACAATATCTGCAACTGCACCTCATTTTCATGAAGTTCATGGGCTTCTCTTTAAAGCCCAGAAAAGAATTCGAGGGCAGATGCTAACACAATCCGAGATTTTTTGTGCATTGAGTAAAATTTGA
- the LOC111900395 gene encoding glutathione S-transferase T1 isoform X3: MIYAAINPMSQVPAIVDGRFKLFESHAILIYLSCSFPGVSSHWYPGDVSKRAKIHSVLDWHHSNLRRGSVFLVSVGLFLNTIVAPEGFPSSPQAAKEAEKILMRSLYKLETFWLKDGRFLVGSSQPSIADLSLVCEIMQLELLSDEDRDRIFSPYKKVVEWMEDTISATAPHFHEVHGLLFKAQKRIRGQMLTQSEIFCALSKI; encoded by the exons ATGATTTATGCAGCAATAAATCCCATGTCTCAAGTTCCAGCAATAGTTGATGGACGCTTTAAGTTGTTTGAGAG TCATGCAATTCTTATCTACTTGTCTTGTTCATTTCCCGGAGTTTCTAGTCATTG GTATCCTGGTGATGTATCCAAAAGAGCTAAAATCCACTCTGTTTTAGACTGGCATCATTCAAACCTACGTCGTGGTTCAG TTTTCCTAGTTTCAGTTGGACTTTTTTTGAACACTATCGTGGCACCCGAAGGGTTCCCTTCAAGCCCTCAAGCAGCCAAAGAAGCCGAGAAGATACTCATGAGATCTTTGTATAAATTAGAAACTTTTTGGCTAAAAGATGGAAGATTTTTGGTTGGAAGCTCTCAACCATCGATTGCAGATCTGAGTTTAGTATGTGAAATCATGCAACTTGAG CTTTTGAGTGATGAGGATCGTGATCGGATATTCAGCCCTTACAAGAAAGTTGTTGAGTGGATGGAAGATACAATATCTGCAACTGCACCTCATTTTCATGAAGTTCATGGGCTTCTCTTTAAAGCCCAGAAAAGAATTCGAGGGCAGATGCTAACACAATCCGAGATTTTTTGTGCATTGAGTAAAATTTGA
- the LOC111900395 gene encoding glutathione S-transferase T1 isoform X4, whose amino-acid sequence MSQVPAIVDGRFKLFESHAILIYLSCSFPGVSSHWYPGDVSKRAKIHSVLDWHHSNLRRGSVFLVSVGLFLNTIVAPEGFPSSPQAAKEAEKILMRSLYKLETFWLKDGRFLVGSSQPSIADLSLVCEIMQLELLSDEDRDRIFSPYKKVVEWMEDTISATAPHFHEVHGLLFKAQKRIRGQMLTQSEIFCALSKI is encoded by the exons ATGTCTCAAGTTCCAGCAATAGTTGATGGACGCTTTAAGTTGTTTGAGAG TCATGCAATTCTTATCTACTTGTCTTGTTCATTTCCCGGAGTTTCTAGTCATTG GTATCCTGGTGATGTATCCAAAAGAGCTAAAATCCACTCTGTTTTAGACTGGCATCATTCAAACCTACGTCGTGGTTCAG TTTTCCTAGTTTCAGTTGGACTTTTTTTGAACACTATCGTGGCACCCGAAGGGTTCCCTTCAAGCCCTCAAGCAGCCAAAGAAGCCGAGAAGATACTCATGAGATCTTTGTATAAATTAGAAACTTTTTGGCTAAAAGATGGAAGATTTTTGGTTGGAAGCTCTCAACCATCGATTGCAGATCTGAGTTTAGTATGTGAAATCATGCAACTTGAG CTTTTGAGTGATGAGGATCGTGATCGGATATTCAGCCCTTACAAGAAAGTTGTTGAGTGGATGGAAGATACAATATCTGCAACTGCACCTCATTTTCATGAAGTTCATGGGCTTCTCTTTAAAGCCCAGAAAAGAATTCGAGGGCAGATGCTAACACAATCCGAGATTTTTTGTGCATTGAGTAAAATTTGA